One Thermoanaerobacter pseudethanolicus ATCC 33223 DNA window includes the following coding sequences:
- a CDS encoding V-type ATP synthase subunit B — translation MLREYKTVREIVGPLMLVEKVEGVKYNELVEIETGTGEIRRGQVLEVNGDKALVQLFEGSTGLNINDCKVRFVGKSIELGVSIDMLGRVFDGLGRPRDKGPMIIPEKRLDINGNPINPTARDYPSEFIQTGISAIDGLNTLVRGQKLPIFSGSGLPHAQLAAQIARQAKVLGSDSKFAVVFAAMGITFEEADYFISDFRRTGAIDRSVLFINLANDPAIERIATPRMALTCAEFLAYEKEMHVLVIMTDMTNYCEALREVSAARKEVPGRRGYPGYLYTDLATIYERAGRIKGRKGSITQIPILTMPEDDKTHPIPDLTGYITEGQIILSRDLYRKGIYPPIDVLPSLSRLKDKGIGQGKTREDHADLMNQLFASYARGKQAKELAVILGEAALSDTDKLYAKFADEFEARYVAQREDEDRSIEETLAIGWDLLTILPRAELKRVRDEYIDKYLPEKGE, via the coding sequence ATGCTTAGAGAATATAAAACCGTTAGAGAAATTGTCGGCCCGTTAATGCTGGTTGAAAAAGTGGAAGGTGTCAAATACAATGAGCTGGTGGAAATTGAGACTGGAACGGGAGAAATTCGTAGGGGACAGGTGCTTGAGGTCAACGGGGATAAAGCACTTGTTCAGCTGTTTGAAGGTTCTACGGGGCTTAATATAAACGACTGTAAAGTAAGGTTTGTCGGAAAAAGCATCGAGCTCGGGGTTTCTATCGATATGTTGGGCAGGGTTTTCGATGGTTTGGGTCGTCCAAGGGACAAAGGACCAATGATCATACCAGAAAAGCGGCTGGATATTAACGGTAATCCTATTAATCCGACGGCCCGAGATTATCCTTCTGAGTTCATCCAGACAGGGATATCTGCCATCGATGGGCTGAATACTTTGGTAAGAGGACAGAAACTTCCGATCTTTTCGGGTTCAGGTCTGCCTCATGCCCAGCTAGCAGCGCAGATAGCAAGACAGGCTAAGGTACTTGGTAGTGACAGTAAGTTCGCTGTAGTATTTGCAGCGATGGGCATAACTTTTGAGGAAGCTGACTACTTTATATCGGATTTCAGGCGTACCGGTGCGATAGACCGAAGTGTATTATTTATCAACTTGGCTAACGACCCGGCTATTGAGCGTATAGCTACTCCTCGTATGGCGTTGACTTGCGCGGAATTCTTGGCATACGAAAAAGAGATGCACGTGCTTGTTATCATGACTGATATGACCAATTACTGCGAGGCTTTGCGAGAAGTGTCGGCTGCAAGGAAAGAAGTTCCTGGTCGAAGAGGCTATCCCGGTTACCTATATACCGACCTTGCAACGATATACGAGAGGGCAGGCCGAATAAAGGGGAGAAAAGGGTCTATTACTCAGATACCCATTTTGACCATGCCTGAAGACGACAAGACCCACCCGATACCCGACCTCACCGGGTATATTACTGAAGGTCAGATAATCTTAAGTCGCGATCTCTACAGGAAGGGTATCTATCCGCCGATAGATGTGCTTCCGTCTCTGTCAAGACTTAAGGATAAAGGTATTGGCCAAGGCAAGACTCGGGAAGACCATGCTGACCTTATGAACCAGCTATTTGCCTCCTATGCACGTGGGAAGCAGGCGAAGGAGCTGGCGGTAATCCTGGGTGAGGCCGCTCTTTCCGATACCGATAAGCTTTATGCAAAATTCGCCGATGAGTTTGAGGCCAGGTACGTGGCCCAGAGAGAAGACGAGGATAGGAGTATTGAGGAGACTCTGGCGATAGGGTGGGATCTATTGACGATATTGCCGAGAGCCGAGCTTAAAAGAGTAAGAGATGAATATATTGACAAATATCTTCCTGAAAAAGGAGAATAA
- a CDS encoding V-type ATP synthase subunit D gives MTMIHVNPTRMELTSLKKRLVTAKRGHKLLKDKQDELVKKFLDMVKQNRALREEVEAELIGAFKSFTMARSQMSANVVEESLMIPSAKVSINVKKENIMSVNVPKLEILQEESKNLYPYGFANTSAEMDAAIRTLATMLPKMLKLAELEKACQLMADEIEKTRRRVNALEYVLIPQLENTIKYITMKLDENERSSRTRLMKIKEMVMKG, from the coding sequence ATGACAATGATACATGTAAATCCTACCCGAATGGAACTTACCAGCTTGAAAAAAAGGCTTGTGACCGCAAAGCGTGGCCACAAGCTTTTGAAAGACAAGCAGGATGAGCTTGTGAAGAAATTTTTGGACATGGTAAAACAGAATAGAGCTCTGCGGGAGGAGGTTGAGGCTGAACTCATCGGTGCTTTTAAAAGTTTCACCATGGCAAGAAGCCAAATGTCCGCCAACGTTGTTGAAGAGAGTCTCATGATTCCCTCTGCTAAGGTCAGTATAAACGTCAAAAAGGAGAACATCATGAGCGTCAACGTACCAAAGTTAGAGATATTACAGGAGGAGAGTAAAAATCTCTACCCTTACGGTTTTGCGAACACGTCAGCGGAAATGGACGCAGCCATACGTACTTTGGCGACCATGCTTCCAAAGATGCTAAAATTGGCTGAGCTTGAAAAGGCTTGTCAACTCATGGCCGATGAGATTGAAAAAACTCGCCGCAGGGTAAACGCCCTAGAATATGTCTTAATACCGCAGCTTGAAAATACTATAAAGTACATCACAATGAAGTTGGACGAAAACGAACGTTCAAGCCGCACAAGACTTATGAAGATAAAGGAAATGGTGATGAAGGGATAA